A genomic region of Papaver somniferum cultivar HN1 chromosome 7, ASM357369v1, whole genome shotgun sequence contains the following coding sequences:
- the LOC113296471 gene encoding uncharacterized protein LOC113296471, whose translation MEEEVVNLLMAPLTLHLDQGSLRDGVFYEYPGLLGLTKVVGWDVPDELVDKYIPLEFLEGAEYNHIPNYIGKVKYSNKWYHLFHGYHHLLNNLPEKFKNWVLYEYNLEGGFYPYQIDDLMKLIIRSGAEALEEVREREYLQ comes from the exons ATGGAAGAGGAGGTTGTGAATTTGCTTATGGCACCACTCACATTACATCTAGATCAGGGATCTCTCAGAGATGGTGTTTTTTATGAGTATCCAGGATTATTAGGATTAACTAAAGTTGTTGGATGGGATGTTCCTGATGAATTAGTTGATAAATATATTCCTCTAGAATTTTTAGAAGGTGCTGAATATAATCATATTCCCAACTACATTGGGAAGGTAAAATATAGTAACAAATGGTATCACCTTTTTCATGGCTATCACCATCTTCTAAATAACTTACCAGAGAAATTCAAGAATTGGGTGCTGTATGAGTATAATTTGGAAGGTGGTTTCTATCCTTACCAAATAGATGACTTGATGAAACTCATTATAag ATCAGGTGCAGAAGCTTTGGAAGAGGTGAGGGAGAGAG AATATCTTCAGTGA